A segment of the Neochlamydia sp. S13 genome:
GATGTCTAAAAATCTAAGTAATTGGTGAAATAATTTTCCTTCAAAGATATGGGATATCTAATGGTTTTTTTAGCCCTACGTTTCTACTCCAGAGATAAGTGGATGAAAGAAAGATTATTGAAAGCTTTATTATCTCTTCTTCTGGCATGGAGAGCCGAAATTGCAGCTGTGCCAGAAAAGAAATTAGAGGCTTCAAACTGTGAAAGCTCCTTGCCAGTTGAAGCACAACCCCCCCAGGTTTCCCCTAAAGATAGAGGGTTAACACAAAAAAATTGGGCGATTGCTTATTATAAAGATCAGGAGCAAGAAAAATCCTTTAAAGCTTTCCTTGAATCTTTAAAAGAGGTTCCAGCTGTAGAGGCTGTTAACATCTCCCCAGACGAAAAGCTAATTTATGACCAAGCTTTAAAGATTTATTTAGAAGATGCTGGCTATGATCCTGACAAGACAGCCACAAAAATCATTTCACAATTTGAACCTTTTTTTATAAAGAATCCTAATTTTTATCATCTAAGCTACTTATTAGCAATGAGTAAAGCAAATTTGGGTTTATACGAACAATTTTTTGAGCTGTTTTACAATGCCTATCTTCACGATCCCCAACATTTTCTCGCTTATAAAGCTAAAGCTGCACTCTACATTAAACTTTTCGAAAGAGCTAAAACAGAAGAAGAGCGGCAGGCTGCACGTCTACAAATATTAAGCCATGCTAGGAAAGCAGTAGCTATAGAGCCTTACGATACAAGTCTCTATCGGATGATCTTAGGATTTACCCAGAAAGATGCCAAGGGGCAGGTTTTATCGACTTACCTTAACAGCATTCTCGAACAAAATGTAGTATTATCGCGTATAGACATTCCTTATTATGTTGAGATAGCTCTTGCTTTTCATCAATATGATTTAGCCCAAAGATTGTTAGATAAAGCTAAGCAATGGTATGCTTTTAGTCGTGTAATTAATCTGGCCCAAAAGCTTTTAGATGAAAAGCGTGGTCATTTTCAAAAATAATTAGGAAAGTATGGAACTTAGAACAAAAGAAGCGAAAATATTAGGGGATTATACTGTTATCAAACAGATAGGCCAAGGATCGCTAGGGAATGTTTATTTAGCCGAGCATCGCTTTATGAAAAAGCATTATATCCTAAAAGTTCTTCCGGAAGAGCTGAGTGCCGATAGAGCTTTTATTCAGCGTTTTGAAGAAGATGTAGCTAATTTATCCGCTCTAGATCATCCGCATATAGTTAAAATTCATAATGTTTCCTACTCGCATGGACAATACTTTTTAGTTACCGATTGTGTAGTAGATGAATTGGGTGAAACAACCAATTTAATGCAATATATGGTGGGCCGGGGCAAACGACTAGAGGAAGAAGAATTATTTCGTCTGCTCAGACAGATTGCTGAAGCATTGGATTATGCGCATGGAAAAAAACTTGTCCATCGTGGCCTTAAGCTTAATAATATTTTGGTAAGTAATAGACTAGGAGCACAAATTGACCTTTATCTTTCGGATTTCGGCCTTTCGCGTATTGTCGGTGTAGGATCTGTCTTAACGCGCATATATAAGAATGTAGCCGAATCTTTAGGTATTGGATCTGCCGTAAATCCTATTAAAGCAGGGCAGGAACGGTACGTAAGCTCGGTGGAAAATTCAAAGTTAATTCCCTTGCACGCTTCTTTTTTACAGACTTACTTTTTTTTAGCTCCTGAGCAAAAACGCTTGGATACATCCAAAATAGTAGATGTGCAAGTGGATTGTTATGCTTTTGGAGTGCTGGCGTATTATTTATTGATGAATGAGTTTCCAGAAGGCATTTTTGAAATGCCTTCCGAGCGTCCAGACTTGCGGTGGAACTGGGATAGATTAATATCAAGTTGTCTACAAAATGATCCTGCTAAGCGTCCAGAATCGCTTGTGTACGAGCTTGATAAAATGCAAGCTTCGCCTGCTAAAGCTCTTTCTGTTGAGGGTTTAGCAGAGGAGGGTTTAGCAGAGGTTTATATACTTGATCAACCTGCATTAAAAGAGGCAGAAAGGGCTACCCAAAAAGTAATTAAGCATGACGAAAAGCAAGCGGCTACATTAAGGCCTATCCTTCGTACCGCCCAATTAGAAAGGCCTCAAACAGATCCGGATCCGGCTGCTGTCTTTCAGATTGATACCAGCGTAAAATCTTACCGCCCCGAATATAAAGAAGTAAAAAATATTCAACCTCTTTTAACTGATATGGTCATTGTATCAGGAGGGAGTTTTTATCGCGGTAGTAATGATGGAAACCGCGATGAGGTACCTCGCCATCAAGTAATTTTAGCTGGTTTTGCTATCGATATCCATCCGGTAACTAACGAGCAGTTTGTCCGCTTTTTAGAGGTCATGGGTGGAGAAAAAGATAGCAATCATCAAGATATTATCCGTATGCGTGATTCAAGAATCAAACGTAGTGGCGGTAAATTAAGTATTGAATCGGGATATGCTAAACATCCAGTGGTGGGGGTAACCTGGTATGGGGCTGTAGCTTATGCCAAGTGGATAGGAAAACGCCTTCCTACAGAAGCAGAATGGGAAATTGCAGCACGAGGTGGACAAGAAAATTCTCTTTATCCTACAGGTGAAGAGATTGAAAAATCTCAAGCTAACTTTTTCAGTTCGGATACTACTGCGGTGATGAGTTATATTCCTAATGGGTATGGCCTCTATGACATGGTAGGAAACGTCTATGAATGGTGTCAAGATTGGTACGGTTATAATTACTATGAGATATCCATTCAAGAGCCGGAAAATCCTAAAGGGCCTTTACAAGGTGTTTACCGGGTCTTAAGGGGAGGCTGTTGGAAAAGTCTAAAAGAAGACTTACGGTGCTCAAGGCGGCATCGGAACAATCCAGGTACTGTGAATGGAACCTATGGCTTCCGTTGTGCTGCTGATGTTCAATGAAGGATATCTGTGATCACTATATTATTTGTGTGCCTAGGTAATATTTGTCGCTCGCCAGCTGCTGAAGGAATCTTACGTCACCTCATTAATCAAGAGGTTGCTTTAAAAAATGTAAAAGTGCAAAGCTGTGGATTAGGCTCATGGCATGTAGGGCAACTTCCTGATGCATGTATGAGGCAGGCCGCTTCCAAGCGCGGCATTTATCTAACTTCTCCTGCACAAGCCTTTCATCCAAAGTTTTTAGAAGATTTTGATTACATTTTTGCTGCAGATCAGGAAATTCTGCATCATTTATACTTGCGCGCTAAAACAGTAAAGCAAAAGGCAAAGATTCATTTATTGACCGCATTTAGTCAAATTTATCATCATCAAAACATTCCTGATCCTTTTTATAAGGGAGAGACAGCCTTTGATGAGGTGTTGGATATGATCGAAGAGGCTTGTAAAGGATTTATCGAACATTTAAAAACTCGAAATAAACATGCGGAAGCATCTGCCTAGTGTTTAATCAACCTCTTTTTTTTAAATTTTTTTTAGGTAGATGTACCCCTTAGATTGAATGGATTGACTAGGGAAATAGCCTTTACTCAATATCAAATTTGTGATAAAATAAACTCCTTTCCAATGCTAGCCTTATAGGAATAAAAGTTTATGAAATTACTGTTATCTAAGCCTCGGGGATTTTGCGCAGGCGTGGAACGGGCTATTGAGACAGTAGAAAAAGCTCTTTCTTTATGGGGTCGCCCTATTTATGTGAAGCACGAAATAGTCCATAATAAACATGTGGTAGAAAGTTTGAAAGCTAAAGGCGCCATCTTCATAGAAGAGGTAGATGAGGTTCCTAGGGGTGCACGCCTCATTTATTCAGCGCATGGCGTTTCACCAGCTGTACGCGCCGCGGCCCAAAAACGCAATTTAATTGAAATTGATGCCACCTGTGGTTTAGTCACTAGAGTTCACTCAGCTGTTAAACGCTTTGCTAATTTAGGATATCAGATCATATTAATTGGTCATCGCCATCATGTAGAGATTATTGGAACCGCAGGAGAAGCTCCTGAGGTAACAACTATTGTGGAATCGGTGGAAGATGTAGAAAATCTTACTTTTCAAAGTAGTGATAAGCTTTTTTACATTACCCAAACCACTTTAAGCTTGGATGATGTGGGAGAAATTACGCAAGCTTTGATAGCCAAATATTCTCATATTGTTACTTTGCCTAGTTCTTCTATTTGTTATGCTACTACAAATAGACAGCTTGCATTGCGTGAGATTACCGATGCTACCGATTTAGTTTTAGTAGTCGGTGATCCACAAAGCTCAAACTCTAACCGTTTACGTGAGTTAGCAGCTAATAAAGGAATTGCTTCCTATTTAATCAACGATGATAGCGAAATTGATCCCCAGTGGATAAAAGGTGTAAAAATTATAGGCCTTACAGCAGGTGCCTCTACCCCTGAGGGAATCGTGCAAGATTGTATTAAGAAACTTATTACTTTAGGGGTTAAAGAGGTTGAAGATGTAGTGTTTACTACCGAAGATGTTGTTTTTCAACTTCCAAAGCCTATCGTTAATGCGCGTTTTGGAGCTTAAAATGCATGCTAATGGATAGATAGCTAAAAGCTAGTTTGCAAAAATGCTCATATTTATTCTAACTTTTAACTTCCTTAATCTTTTTTATTAATTCTGATCATTTAGGGAAGGTAAATGAATAATTTACTTTAGCATTACCTGTAGGCGAAGTAGAGTAAACAAAGCATAAAAACCCTTGATAAGACGAGACCTTTTATGTTAAAAAGCTTACTTTTTTAAAGGAATTAAACGGTGCAAAAAGCAATTCGAAGAACTCCTAAGAATTATGATGGCACTGCAATTACCACACACAAAATTTCGGATGTGCTTTCTCAGCTCGTTTTTCAAATTCGCGAGAATTATCGCCTTCGTCCAGATCTTGTGTTAGCAGCATGGCCTGAAGTCATTGGAGCTAAGCTAGCATCTATGACACAAGCCATGTCTTTTATTGATGGCGTTCTGCATGTTAAAGTAAAAAACTCTACTTTACACAGTCTTTTAAGCCAAAATGATAAAAATCGAATTATAGCTAGTTTAAAAACCAAGTTCCCTCATATTCATCTCAAGAACATCGTTTTTCGGATTGGATGATAAATATTATAGGATGTATGCATGACTAACGATACGTTAAGTTCAGAAGGTGCTAAGCAAGTAACTAAAGAGTACGATGCTAGTTCTATCACAGTCTTAGAAGGGTTGCAAGCTGTTAGAGAGCGCCCTGGTATGTACGTAGGCGACACCTCTTCTAATGGCTTGCATCAGCTGGTGTATGAAGCCGTAGATAACTGTATTGATGAAGCTATGGCAGGCTATTGCACCGCCATTTGCGTGACCCTTCATAAAGATGGCTCTGCGACTATTGAAGATAATGGCCGGGGTATTCCTGTAGAAAAGCATGAAAAAGAATCGATCAAGCAGGGTCGTGATGTTTCAGCTATAGAAGTGGTGATGACTATTTTACATGCTGGCGGTAAATTTGATAAAAACACTTACAAAGTCTCGGGTGGCTTACATGGGGTAGGCGTTTCTTGTGTCTGTGCCCTTTCTAAAAAGATGGTTGTCCAGGTTTATAAAAATAACCAAACTCATGAAATTGAATTTTCTCAAGGGCATGTGGTAAGACCTATAGAACAAATAGGTGAGACAACGAAGCGGGGAACTAAGATAACATTTTGGCCGGATGATACTATTTTATCAGTCGTAGAATTCGACTATGATATTCTAGCCAAACGTTTAAGAGAGTTAGCGTTTCTCAATAAAGGGATCAATATTTATTTTCATGATGAAA
Coding sequences within it:
- a CDS encoding bifunctional serine/threonine-protein kinase/formylglycine-generating enzyme family protein, with the protein product MELRTKEAKILGDYTVIKQIGQGSLGNVYLAEHRFMKKHYILKVLPEELSADRAFIQRFEEDVANLSALDHPHIVKIHNVSYSHGQYFLVTDCVVDELGETTNLMQYMVGRGKRLEEEELFRLLRQIAEALDYAHGKKLVHRGLKLNNILVSNRLGAQIDLYLSDFGLSRIVGVGSVLTRIYKNVAESLGIGSAVNPIKAGQERYVSSVENSKLIPLHASFLQTYFFLAPEQKRLDTSKIVDVQVDCYAFGVLAYYLLMNEFPEGIFEMPSERPDLRWNWDRLISSCLQNDPAKRPESLVYELDKMQASPAKALSVEGLAEEGLAEVYILDQPALKEAERATQKVIKHDEKQAATLRPILRTAQLERPQTDPDPAAVFQIDTSVKSYRPEYKEVKNIQPLLTDMVIVSGGSFYRGSNDGNRDEVPRHQVILAGFAIDIHPVTNEQFVRFLEVMGGEKDSNHQDIIRMRDSRIKRSGGKLSIESGYAKHPVVGVTWYGAVAYAKWIGKRLPTEAEWEIAARGGQENSLYPTGEEIEKSQANFFSSDTTAVMSYIPNGYGLYDMVGNVYEWCQDWYGYNYYEISIQEPENPKGPLQGVYRVLRGGCWKSLKEDLRCSRRHRNNPGTVNGTYGFRCAADVQ
- a CDS encoding low molecular weight protein-tyrosine-phosphatase; translated protein: MITILFVCLGNICRSPAAEGILRHLINQEVALKNVKVQSCGLGSWHVGQLPDACMRQAASKRGIYLTSPAQAFHPKFLEDFDYIFAADQEILHHLYLRAKTVKQKAKIHLLTAFSQIYHHQNIPDPFYKGETAFDEVLDMIEEACKGFIEHLKTRNKHAEASA
- the ispH gene encoding 4-hydroxy-3-methylbut-2-enyl diphosphate reductase, whose translation is MKLLLSKPRGFCAGVERAIETVEKALSLWGRPIYVKHEIVHNKHVVESLKAKGAIFIEEVDEVPRGARLIYSAHGVSPAVRAAAQKRNLIEIDATCGLVTRVHSAVKRFANLGYQIILIGHRHHVEIIGTAGEAPEVTTIVESVEDVENLTFQSSDKLFYITQTTLSLDDVGEITQALIAKYSHIVTLPSSSICYATTNRQLALREITDATDLVLVVGDPQSSNSNRLRELAANKGIASYLINDDSEIDPQWIKGVKIIGLTAGASTPEGIVQDCIKKLITLGVKEVEDVVFTTEDVVFQLPKPIVNARFGA
- a CDS encoding DUF721 domain-containing protein, which gives rise to MQKAIRRTPKNYDGTAITTHKISDVLSQLVFQIRENYRLRPDLVLAAWPEVIGAKLASMTQAMSFIDGVLHVKVKNSTLHSLLSQNDKNRIIASLKTKFPHIHLKNIVFRIG